From Microlunatus capsulatus, a single genomic window includes:
- a CDS encoding GNAT family N-acetyltransferase: protein MTDLRWPETPPRSGPVRLRAFRSGDVAMVEELATDPYVPLIGSLPAHAGPVAAQDWITRQQGRLAEGAGFSFCVAGEQDEPLGSAGLWLRDLAAGRSSAGYAVRPSARGRGVAGHALVALTAFAWTVPGLHRVELFIEPANAASRRTAERAGYRFEGVLRQHQEIGGRRRDMCSYAALRTDGRPGPAGIV from the coding sequence GTGACCGACCTGCGCTGGCCGGAGACGCCGCCCCGCTCCGGTCCGGTCCGGTTGCGGGCGTTCCGGTCGGGCGACGTCGCCATGGTGGAGGAGCTCGCCACGGACCCGTACGTCCCGCTGATCGGCTCGCTGCCCGCGCACGCGGGTCCGGTCGCCGCCCAGGACTGGATCACCCGGCAGCAGGGCCGGCTCGCCGAGGGCGCCGGCTTCAGCTTCTGCGTCGCCGGGGAGCAGGACGAGCCGCTGGGGTCCGCCGGCCTGTGGCTGCGCGACCTGGCCGCCGGCCGGTCGAGCGCGGGCTACGCGGTCCGGCCCTCGGCCCGCGGTCGCGGCGTCGCCGGGCACGCGCTCGTGGCCTTGACCGCCTTCGCGTGGACCGTGCCCGGGCTGCACCGCGTCGAGCTGTTCATCGAGCCCGCCAACGCGGCGTCGCGGCGGACCGCCGAGCGCGCCGGCTACCGCTTCGAGGGGGTGCTGCGCCAGCACCAGGAGATCGGCGGACGACGCCGGGACATGTGCTCCTACGCCGCCCTCCGCACCGACGGTCGGCCCGGGCCCGCCGGGATCGTGTGA
- a CDS encoding cytochrome P450, with protein MTLPGDGTPLQPSPALAAWRAVAPATPLDYADGHRGLVVTDHALARALLEDPRFSMQPARMPRGPGAPAAVDGDPPDPLDDAGREAQRASLLSLDGAEHARLRRAVAAGFALKRVRARGPAVAATVASALARFRAEGSPNDLWRRFAQPVAARTHCQVLGVPPDQEDAWVDLFVEPAPAQERHDFIRRLVALRRADPGEDVVSGLLARPDVTDPEVEGLLFMLMLSGRDSVAYTITTTVLALLRHPGQLAALRADPALVGPAVEEFMRVSAMFLTLFPRTAREDVELAGCPVAAGTTVSVSAVAANRDPQRWDRPDELDTGRDAFGHLGFGHGIHGCIGQQLARVEITEAVRQVLLGLPGLQLVAAEQLAPLPFAHPVATYEAGELLVRWDATAPA; from the coding sequence GTGACCCTGCCCGGTGACGGCACCCCGCTCCAGCCCTCGCCCGCGCTCGCGGCGTGGCGCGCGGTCGCGCCGGCCACCCCGCTGGACTACGCCGACGGTCACCGCGGCCTCGTCGTGACCGACCACGCGCTGGCCCGGGCCCTGCTGGAGGACCCGCGGTTCAGCATGCAGCCGGCCCGGATGCCCCGGGGCCCGGGAGCGCCGGCAGCGGTCGACGGCGACCCTCCCGACCCGCTCGACGACGCCGGGCGGGAGGCGCAGCGGGCCAGCCTGCTCTCCCTCGACGGCGCCGAGCACGCCCGGCTGCGGCGGGCCGTCGCCGCCGGCTTCGCGCTCAAGCGGGTGCGGGCGCGTGGCCCTGCGGTGGCCGCCACGGTCGCGTCGGCCCTCGCGCGGTTCCGGGCCGAGGGCTCGCCCAACGACCTCTGGCGGCGCTTCGCCCAGCCCGTCGCCGCCCGGACCCACTGCCAGGTGCTCGGGGTCCCGCCGGACCAGGAGGACGCGTGGGTCGACCTCTTCGTCGAGCCCGCGCCCGCCCAGGAGCGCCACGACTTCATCCGGCGGCTGGTCGCGCTCCGCCGGGCCGACCCGGGCGAGGACGTGGTCAGCGGCCTGCTCGCCCGCCCCGACGTCACGGACCCGGAGGTCGAGGGCCTCCTGTTCATGCTCATGCTCTCCGGGCGGGACTCGGTCGCCTACACGATCACCACGACGGTCCTCGCGCTGCTCCGCCACCCCGGGCAGCTCGCCGCCCTCCGCGCCGACCCGGCCCTCGTCGGGCCCGCCGTGGAGGAGTTCATGCGGGTCAGCGCGATGTTCCTGACGCTGTTCCCGCGGACGGCGCGGGAGGACGTCGAGCTCGCCGGCTGCCCCGTCGCCGCCGGCACCACGGTGTCGGTCTCCGCGGTCGCGGCCAACCGGGACCCGCAGCGCTGGGACCGGCCCGACGAGCTCGACACGGGCCGGGACGCCTTCGGCCACCTGGGCTTCGGGCACGGGATCCACGGGTGCATCGGGCAGCAGCTGGCCCGCGTCGAGATCACCGAGGCGGTCCGCCAGGTGCTGCTCGGCCTGCCCGGGCTGCAGCTGGTGGCGGCCGAGCAGCTGGCGCCGCTGCCCTTCGCCCACCCCGTCGCCACCTACGAGGCGGGCGAGCTCCTCGTCCGCTGGGATGCGACGGCACCGGCGTGA
- a CDS encoding NmrA family NAD(P)-binding protein, giving the protein MTTTVLVAGATGDLGRRIVAELLTHDTRVRVLTRPGSGTAADLFGHDPRVDVVEGTYDDAVTLSAALTGVETVVSALSGTRPVIVDAQRVLLDASVRAGVARFIPSDYSADYRQIAVGSNRNFELRREFAAAVDAAPVRATSVLNGAFTDMLTGEAPMIMFGRQRVLFWSSADQVLDFTTKDDVARTVALVALDPAAPRVVEVAGDRVTAREVARTMTELTGTRFALQWAGTTGTLSLMSKVGRRFAKDEDETFPAWQGMQYFVSMFSGQAQLHHVDNDRYGEQPWTTVRDVLAAHVTRPRDLRAADPDDAAA; this is encoded by the coding sequence ATGACCACCACCGTCCTCGTCGCCGGCGCCACCGGCGACCTCGGCCGACGCATCGTCGCCGAGCTCCTGACCCACGACACCCGGGTCCGGGTCCTCACCCGGCCGGGCAGCGGCACCGCCGCCGACCTCTTCGGCCACGACCCGCGCGTCGACGTCGTCGAGGGCACCTACGACGACGCGGTCACGCTCAGCGCCGCCCTCACCGGGGTCGAGACCGTCGTCTCGGCGCTCAGCGGCACCCGTCCGGTCATCGTCGACGCCCAGCGGGTCCTGCTCGACGCGTCGGTGCGCGCCGGCGTCGCCCGGTTCATCCCCAGCGACTACTCGGCTGACTACCGCCAGATCGCCGTGGGCAGCAACCGCAACTTCGAGCTCCGTCGCGAGTTCGCGGCCGCCGTCGACGCCGCACCGGTCCGCGCGACCTCGGTGCTGAACGGCGCCTTCACCGACATGCTCACCGGGGAGGCGCCGATGATCATGTTCGGCCGCCAGCGCGTGCTCTTCTGGTCCTCGGCGGACCAGGTCCTCGACTTCACGACGAAGGACGACGTCGCCCGGACCGTCGCGCTCGTCGCGCTCGACCCCGCGGCGCCCCGCGTCGTCGAGGTCGCCGGCGACCGGGTGACCGCCCGCGAGGTCGCACGGACGATGACCGAGCTGACCGGCACGCGGTTCGCGCTGCAGTGGGCGGGCACCACCGGCACCCTGTCGTTGATGAGCAAGGTGGGCCGCCGCTTCGCCAAGGACGAGGACGAGACGTTCCCCGCCTGGCAGGGCATGCAGTACTTCGTCAGCATGTTCAGCGGTCAGGCCCAGCTGCACCACGTCGACAACGACCGGTACGGCGAGCAGCCCTGGACCACCGTGAGGGACGTCCTGGCCGCTCACGTCACCCGGCCGCGCGACCTCCGCGCCGCCGACCCGGACGACGCCGCGGCCTGA
- a CDS encoding MarR family winged helix-turn-helix transcriptional regulator has translation MSADPEPAPRRAEEIDWEAGGIETELGWSLQAFYQAFTRTATPAVAEVPGGPRGYQVLVAVTTEDPTSQLLLAQRLGVDKTAMTYLVDALEAEGLVERRAHPRDRRVRQVLPTAPGRARLESARTALRAVEDLLMRDLDVDERTRLRHLMARVALGAGDTPAQPDHPQPDQPQPDQPQPDHPQPDQPLAAPHRSARRRPTPSPES, from the coding sequence GTGTCCGCCGACCCCGAACCCGCGCCCCGCCGGGCGGAGGAGATCGACTGGGAGGCGGGCGGGATCGAGACCGAGCTGGGCTGGTCGCTGCAGGCGTTCTACCAGGCCTTCACCCGGACCGCGACGCCCGCCGTGGCGGAGGTGCCGGGCGGTCCGCGCGGCTACCAGGTCCTCGTCGCCGTCACCACCGAGGACCCGACGTCCCAGCTCCTGCTGGCCCAGCGGCTGGGTGTCGACAAGACGGCGATGACCTACCTCGTCGACGCGCTCGAGGCCGAGGGGCTGGTGGAGCGCCGGGCCCACCCGCGCGACCGGCGGGTCCGCCAGGTCCTGCCGACGGCTCCCGGAAGGGCGCGGCTGGAGAGCGCCCGGACCGCGCTCCGCGCCGTCGAGGACCTGCTGATGCGCGACCTCGACGTCGACGAGCGGACCCGGCTGCGTCACCTGATGGCCCGGGTGGCGCTCGGCGCCGGTGACACCCCTGCCCAGCCCGACCACCCCCAGCCCGACCAACCCCAGCCCGACCAACCCCAGCCCGACCACCCCCAGCCCGACCAACCCCTGGCCGCACCGCACCGGTCCGCGCGCCGACGTCCCACCCCGTCTCCGGAGAGCTGA
- a CDS encoding NAD(P)/FAD-dependent oxidoreductase, with protein sequence MSGTPPVVVVGASTAGVTTAEALRAEGCTAPVLLVGAEAHAPYGRPPLSKQVLTGAWSPERAEVRSAAALADRGITLRTSCPATALDPRNRRVALGGRWQDYAELVVATGLTARRLPGAGAGVPVLRTLDDAVRLRARLLGTRHLVVVGAGILGQEIASAARALDVAVTLVGRSRELSLGTVGALLAERLAALHREHAVDLRLGRAVLGVRPVGTRRWCVELDDGSRLTVDLVVAALGGVPTTGWLRGSGLDLADGVLCDPAGLAAPHVHAVGDVARWRDARTGRGRRVEHQTSAVEQGLAVARRLVHGTPPEPAVPFLWSELHGTRVQAYGWFPPGRSLEPLPSASGTLLAATAAGRTTGVVGWGAGRAFRVARGLVTAESPGAPGARR encoded by the coding sequence GTGAGCGGCACCCCACCGGTCGTCGTGGTCGGCGCCTCGACCGCCGGGGTGACGACGGCGGAGGCCCTGCGCGCCGAGGGCTGCACGGCCCCCGTGCTGCTGGTCGGCGCGGAGGCCCACGCCCCCTACGGCCGCCCGCCGCTGTCGAAGCAGGTGCTCACCGGGGCCTGGTCGCCCGAGCGCGCCGAGGTGCGCTCGGCGGCGGCGCTGGCCGACCGCGGCATCACGCTGCGGACCTCGTGCCCCGCTACCGCGCTCGACCCGCGGAACCGCCGGGTGGCCCTGGGCGGACGGTGGCAGGACTACGCGGAGCTGGTCGTCGCCACCGGCCTGACCGCCCGCCGGCTGCCCGGGGCGGGGGCCGGGGTGCCCGTCCTGCGCACCCTCGACGACGCGGTGCGGCTGCGGGCGCGGCTGCTCGGGACGCGGCACCTGGTGGTGGTGGGGGCCGGGATCCTCGGCCAGGAGATCGCGTCGGCCGCGCGGGCGCTCGACGTCGCGGTGACGCTGGTGGGTCGGTCGCGAGAGCTGTCGCTGGGCACCGTCGGCGCCCTCCTCGCCGAGCGGCTGGCGGCGCTGCACCGCGAGCACGCGGTCGACCTCCGGCTGGGCCGGGCCGTGCTGGGTGTCCGGCCGGTCGGCACGAGACGCTGGTGCGTCGAGCTCGACGACGGGTCCCGGCTGACGGTCGACCTCGTCGTCGCCGCCCTCGGCGGCGTGCCGACGACCGGCTGGCTGCGCGGCTCCGGGCTGGACCTGGCCGACGGGGTGCTCTGCGACCCCGCCGGTCTGGCGGCGCCCCACGTCCACGCGGTCGGCGACGTGGCCCGCTGGCGCGACGCCCGCACGGGCCGGGGTCGGCGGGTGGAGCACCAGACCAGCGCGGTCGAGCAGGGCCTGGCCGTGGCGCGGCGGCTCGTGCACGGGACCCCACCCGAGCCCGCGGTTCCCTTCCTGTGGTCGGAGCTGCACGGCACCCGGGTGCAGGCCTACGGGTGGTTCCCGCCCGGCCGTTCGCTGGAACCGCTGCCGTCGGCGAGCGGGACGCTGCTGGCCGCCACCGCCGCCGGTCGGACCACGGGCGTCGTGGGCTGGGGCGCCGGTCGCGCGTTCCGCGTCGCCCGCGGGCTCGTCACGGCGGAGTCCCCCGGAGCCCCCGGTGCCCGTCGCTGA
- a CDS encoding helix-turn-helix transcriptional regulator → MEDERQPGPVVVGANGYRFRSGEEIEHDRVMSLCFLWVVEGGGQVVSGERTGRLDKGSLLRLPWGHHVRYRADERRPFHLGTLHLVPRHAAGTPVVPRVAHRPGDPLLHDPARRGDPRSPGWRQGSAADPGGARLVHLGSYAVERWLAEPFDEVVGRALGRLLLAEDAVWSRHRPAPRLAPPLAEMVRFVRGDLGRRLSVADVAAAGGCSTSTAQRLFREGTGSSVQGWVRRTRMEEAARLLRGSALRVGEVAAVVGYPDPLHFSRVFSQTFGTSPSRYGRGDLRP, encoded by the coding sequence ATGGAGGACGAGCGCCAGCCGGGTCCGGTCGTCGTCGGCGCCAACGGGTACCGGTTCCGCAGCGGCGAGGAGATCGAGCACGACCGGGTGATGAGCCTCTGCTTCCTCTGGGTCGTCGAGGGCGGCGGCCAGGTCGTCTCCGGCGAGCGCACCGGCCGGCTGGACAAGGGCTCGCTGCTGCGCCTGCCGTGGGGCCACCACGTCCGGTACCGGGCCGACGAGCGCCGGCCGTTCCACCTCGGCACGTTGCACCTGGTCCCCCGTCACGCGGCCGGGACCCCCGTCGTCCCCCGGGTGGCGCACCGCCCGGGCGACCCGCTGCTGCACGACCCCGCGCGGCGGGGCGACCCCCGGTCCCCCGGCTGGCGCCAGGGCAGCGCCGCCGACCCCGGTGGAGCCCGGTTGGTCCACCTGGGCTCCTACGCCGTCGAGCGCTGGCTGGCCGAGCCCTTCGACGAGGTCGTCGGCCGCGCGCTGGGCCGCCTGCTGCTGGCGGAGGACGCGGTGTGGTCGCGCCACCGGCCCGCGCCGCGGCTGGCGCCGCCGCTCGCGGAGATGGTGCGCTTCGTCCGGGGCGACCTCGGCCGCCGGCTCAGCGTCGCCGACGTCGCCGCCGCCGGCGGGTGCAGCACCTCCACCGCGCAGCGGCTGTTCCGCGAGGGCACCGGCAGCTCCGTCCAGGGGTGGGTCCGCCGCACCCGGATGGAGGAGGCCGCCCGGCTCCTCCGGGGCTCCGCCCTCCGGGTCGGGGAGGTGGCCGCCGTGGTCGGCTACCCCGACCCGCTGCACTTCTCCCGGGTGTTCAGCCAGACCTTCGGCACCTCGCCCTCCCGCTACGGCCGCGGCGACCTGCGGCCCTGA
- a CDS encoding ferredoxin, protein MEVDVDRDACVAAGQCALVAGEVFDQDDDGLVELLTAAPGAEQRTAVERAAALCPARAIRVRG, encoded by the coding sequence ATGGAGGTCGACGTCGACCGGGACGCGTGCGTGGCGGCGGGGCAGTGCGCCCTGGTGGCCGGGGAGGTGTTCGACCAGGACGACGACGGCCTCGTCGAGCTGCTGACCGCCGCGCCGGGTGCTGAGCAGCGGACGGCGGTCGAGCGCGCGGCCGCGCTGTGCCCCGCACGGGCGATCCGGGTGCGCGGGTGA
- a CDS encoding Ig-like domain repeat protein, with product MTRAIRLALALLLSTAGLLIPLGALAPTASAAQGQLGAPQVVLNPGGGRLADGTDGLRFTINALSRQSDEGDESFDEYYVPGQDALFYRGTQQYCCSAGAPMLAVGGTAFGQAGPGMDVGDWSSLTVVSTGGSTSTDDVKPDRTGNASARVRYVATKNGLEYQVTRTVTYTYPNDFVTDSYAFVIPEGNTEPVKFYLGGDTAPGGSDQGYGVMLTSPVRSVISLNTSSQIQFGIREVPESKKFDGATSQSFYTPYGTVQTGGDIGFVATNQTHDAGLMVQWNLGSTPGTQTAALQQFVNKQGTNLSGGFDRTFTTAGQPVRLNLSVENTNLTAAVGLGYAVNLPTGTVLAPGTRSNTCGGTLTATDGGTSVTLTGASVGATANCVVGVPVVASTYGTYTLSLDNVASVTGGLNNNVGTTAFFVPLAPTYGDAALGDLTVGTATTGSVTAGGAPAPTYAVTTGALPAGLRLDGDTGVVTGTPTRAGTYSFTVTATNAGGTATRDFTGTVGRGTPGLTGSADPASAPFGSAVTLSAGDLPGSATGTLSFRSGETVLCSATLPATSCAVDADLEPGTYPVDLTYSGDANWAERTVALPAVAVTLAEASLSATLDDRTTEFGQRSTVEVALRPAGATGTVTVSAGALVLCEVTLPGSSSCRTPADLPVGTHTVTLSYAGDARYAPVAAGAGTLTVERATPALPPEELVTGTFGQPTTVSLPGLPEGATGRVTVFVDGREACSYDLGDDPESCDLPADLRAGEHVLRLDYAGDDRYQPATLTTDLVVDRASTALTTPATASGTYGSRTTVQAGGLPEGATGTVTVTVGGEVVCRFDVATATSCDLPADFPAGERSALVTYSGDDDHLGSSTTVELDVDVRPTAVEADAEVAAVYGAPATIAVDGLPAGATGLVTVTGGPAGTECTIDLDEDETSCATDGLTRPGRYTLTVRYAGDANHAPSVAEVVLEVAQQATTLETAATVAGTFGTGATVSFDGLPNGATGTVVVRLGERELCTVTVPGGVPCTLPADLPAGEHELEVAYSGDDNFAASTTTTTLTVGKRATTIGAIAPLTSVFGTAGQVQVVGLPEAATGTVTVTARSEDGDVLEVCTLDLDEDETTCPTPVDVDAGRYTLVVSYPGDANHEGTETTTTWEVGQAELTKLPASPTTTGTSGSRPEVAIAPLDGATGTVVVTYTGPDGTELPFCEIQLPGTTCTGPAGLRAGTYRLTFRYGGDANFAAATGETTLVVGPRSTQVTTEERFSSTEGQPARITFGGLPVGATGTVTVALAEPEAPVEVEAALRVPAAGEELCTVDVTADDGCSTPADLEDGSYDLVVRYGGDADHQPSEATTVLLVEPAVEEPTEPTQPAEPTQPPEPAQPADPDPAPSTAPVAEQPVSGGGTTGGGSLAHTGGPGLLLGLLGLALLGSGGAALLRARRRA from the coding sequence ATGACTCGTGCCATCAGGCTCGCTCTCGCCCTCCTGCTCAGCACCGCAGGGCTCCTCATCCCCCTCGGAGCACTCGCTCCCACCGCCTCTGCCGCCCAGGGCCAGCTCGGGGCCCCCCAGGTCGTGCTCAACCCGGGCGGCGGTCGGCTGGCCGACGGCACGGATGGGCTGCGCTTCACCATCAACGCGCTGTCGCGTCAGTCCGACGAGGGCGACGAGTCCTTCGACGAGTACTACGTGCCTGGTCAGGACGCGCTGTTCTACCGCGGGACCCAGCAGTACTGCTGCTCGGCCGGTGCTCCCATGCTGGCAGTCGGCGGGACCGCCTTCGGTCAAGCCGGCCCCGGGATGGACGTGGGCGACTGGTCCTCGCTCACGGTGGTGTCGACCGGGGGGAGCACCTCGACCGATGACGTCAAGCCGGACCGGACGGGCAACGCCAGTGCCCGGGTCCGCTACGTCGCCACGAAGAACGGGCTCGAGTACCAGGTCACCCGCACGGTGACCTACACCTACCCGAACGACTTCGTCACGGACAGCTACGCGTTCGTGATCCCGGAGGGGAACACCGAGCCGGTCAAGTTCTACCTCGGCGGCGACACCGCGCCGGGCGGCTCGGACCAGGGCTACGGCGTCATGCTGACCTCCCCGGTCCGTTCGGTCATCTCGCTGAACACCTCCTCCCAGATCCAGTTCGGCATCCGGGAGGTCCCGGAGTCGAAGAAGTTCGACGGCGCCACCTCGCAGTCCTTCTACACCCCCTACGGCACGGTCCAGACCGGCGGCGACATCGGCTTCGTCGCCACCAACCAGACGCACGACGCCGGGCTGATGGTGCAGTGGAACCTCGGCAGCACCCCCGGGACCCAGACCGCGGCCCTGCAGCAGTTCGTGAACAAGCAGGGGACCAACCTCTCCGGCGGGTTCGACCGCACCTTCACCACCGCCGGTCAGCCGGTCCGGCTCAACCTCTCGGTGGAGAACACCAACCTGACGGCGGCCGTCGGCCTCGGCTACGCGGTGAACCTGCCCACGGGCACGGTGCTGGCCCCCGGCACCCGCTCGAACACCTGCGGCGGCACGCTGACGGCGACCGACGGCGGGACCAGCGTCACGCTGACCGGCGCCTCGGTGGGCGCGACGGCGAACTGCGTCGTCGGCGTCCCCGTGGTCGCCTCGACCTACGGCACCTACACGCTGTCGCTCGACAACGTCGCCTCGGTCACGGGCGGCCTCAACAACAACGTCGGGACGACGGCCTTCTTCGTCCCGCTGGCGCCCACCTACGGCGACGCCGCCCTCGGCGACCTCACCGTGGGGACGGCCACCACCGGCTCCGTCACCGCCGGCGGCGCTCCGGCCCCGACCTACGCCGTGACGACCGGCGCCCTGCCCGCCGGGCTCCGCCTCGACGGCGACACCGGCGTGGTGACGGGGACGCCGACGAGGGCCGGAACCTACAGCTTCACCGTGACGGCCACGAACGCCGGCGGCACGGCCACCCGGGACTTCACCGGCACGGTCGGCCGGGGTACCCCTGGTCTGACCGGCAGCGCTGACCCGGCCTCGGCGCCCTTCGGCTCGGCCGTCACGCTGAGCGCGGGCGACCTGCCGGGTTCGGCCACCGGCACCCTGTCGTTCCGCTCGGGGGAGACGGTGCTGTGCAGCGCCACCCTGCCCGCCACCAGCTGCGCGGTGGACGCCGACCTCGAGCCCGGGACCTACCCCGTGGACCTCACCTACTCCGGCGACGCCAACTGGGCGGAGCGGACGGTGGCGCTCCCCGCGGTCGCGGTCACTCTCGCCGAGGCCAGCCTCAGCGCGACCCTCGACGACCGGACCACCGAGTTCGGCCAGCGCTCCACCGTCGAGGTGGCGCTGCGACCCGCCGGGGCGACGGGCACCGTGACGGTGAGCGCGGGCGCCCTGGTGCTCTGCGAGGTGACCCTGCCCGGCTCGAGCAGCTGCCGCACCCCGGCCGACCTGCCCGTGGGCACGCACACCGTCACCCTGAGCTACGCGGGCGACGCCCGGTACGCGCCGGTGGCGGCCGGGGCCGGCACCCTGACGGTGGAGCGGGCGACGCCGGCCCTGCCGCCGGAGGAGCTGGTCACCGGCACCTTCGGGCAGCCGACGACCGTCAGCCTGCCCGGCCTGCCCGAGGGCGCGACGGGCCGGGTGACCGTCTTCGTGGACGGCCGCGAGGCCTGCTCCTACGACCTCGGCGACGACCCGGAGAGCTGCGACCTCCCGGCGGACCTCCGCGCCGGGGAGCACGTCCTGCGCCTGGACTACGCCGGTGACGACCGCTACCAGCCGGCCACTTTGACCACCGACCTGGTGGTCGACCGGGCCAGCACCGCCCTCACCACGCCGGCCACGGCGTCGGGCACCTACGGCAGCCGGACCACGGTGCAGGCCGGCGGCCTGCCCGAGGGCGCGACCGGCACCGTCACGGTCACCGTCGGCGGGGAGGTCGTCTGCCGGTTCGACGTCGCCACCGCCACCAGCTGCGACCTGCCCGCCGACTTCCCGGCCGGTGAGCGGTCCGCCCTCGTCACCTACTCCGGCGACGACGACCACCTGGGCTCCAGCACGACGGTCGAGCTCGACGTCGACGTCCGGCCCACCGCGGTCGAGGCCGACGCCGAGGTGGCGGCCGTCTACGGCGCGCCGGCCACGATCGCCGTCGACGGGCTGCCCGCCGGGGCGACCGGGCTGGTCACCGTGACCGGCGGGCCGGCGGGCACCGAGTGCACCATCGACCTCGACGAGGACGAGACCAGCTGCGCGACCGACGGGCTCACCCGGCCCGGCCGCTACACGCTGACCGTCCGCTACGCCGGTGACGCCAACCACGCGCCGTCGGTCGCCGAGGTGGTCCTCGAGGTCGCGCAGCAGGCGACCACGCTCGAGACGGCCGCCACGGTGGCCGGCACCTTCGGCACGGGGGCGACCGTCTCGTTCGACGGCCTCCCGAACGGGGCCACCGGGACCGTCGTGGTCCGGCTGGGCGAGCGCGAGCTCTGCACGGTCACCGTCCCGGGTGGCGTCCCCTGCACCCTGCCCGCCGACCTGCCGGCCGGCGAGCACGAGCTGGAGGTCGCGTACTCCGGGGACGACAACTTCGCCGCCTCCACCACCACCACGACGCTGACGGTGGGCAAGCGGGCCACCACGATCGGCGCGATCGCCCCGCTGACGTCGGTCTTCGGCACGGCCGGGCAGGTGCAGGTGGTCGGGCTCCCGGAGGCGGCCACGGGCACCGTGACGGTCACCGCGCGCTCGGAGGACGGCGACGTCCTCGAGGTCTGCACGCTGGACCTCGACGAGGACGAGACGACGTGCCCCACCCCGGTGGACGTCGACGCCGGGCGCTACACCCTGGTCGTGTCCTACCCGGGTGACGCGAACCACGAGGGCACGGAGACCACGACGACGTGGGAGGTGGGCCAGGCCGAGCTGACGAAGCTCCCCGCCTCGCCGACCACCACCGGGACGTCCGGCTCGCGGCCCGAGGTCGCGATCGCCCCGCTCGACGGCGCCACCGGCACGGTCGTGGTGACCTACACCGGCCCCGACGGGACCGAGCTGCCCTTCTGCGAGATCCAGCTCCCGGGCACCACCTGCACCGGCCCGGCCGGGCTCCGGGCCGGCACGTACCGGCTGACCTTCCGCTACGGCGGCGACGCCAACTTCGCGGCGGCGACGGGTGAGACCACGCTCGTGGTGGGGCCCCGCTCCACCCAGGTGACCACCGAGGAGCGGTTCTCCAGCACCGAGGGGCAGCCGGCGCGCATCACCTTCGGCGGCCTGCCGGTCGGGGCCACCGGGACCGTGACGGTCGCGCTCGCCGAGCCGGAGGCGCCCGTGGAGGTCGAGGCCGCCCTGCGGGTCCCCGCCGCCGGTGAGGAGCTGTGCACCGTCGACGTGACCGCGGACGACGGGTGCAGCACGCCGGCCGACCTCGAGGACGGCTCCTACGACCTGGTGGTGCGCTACGGCGGGGACGCCGACCACCAGCCGTCGGAGGCGACCACGGTGCTGCTCGTGGAGCCGGCGGTCGAGGAGCCGACCGAGCCCACCCAGCCTGCCGAGCCGACCCAGCCGCCCGAGCCGGCGCAGCCCGCCGACCCGGACCCGGCGCCCTCGACGGCGCCGGTGGCCGAGCAGCCGGTCAGCGGCGGTGGTACCACCGGTGGTGGCTCGCTGGCGCACACCGGTGGTCCCGGTCTGCTGCTGGGCCTGCTGGGGCTCGCCCTGCTGGGCTCCGGCGGGGCCGCCCTGCTCCGGGCGCGTCGCCGGGCCTGA
- a CDS encoding DUF4166 domain-containing protein yields the protein MTSIFREAMGEDFDRLHPMLQRRFGMGLAAGYGCVGTGVMTSIRRGPWWTLPFLHLGRVRNILIPDVGTDVPFTIRNFPYRDPYGRETITFAREYAVRARPSRFDATMVLDAGRVVDYLGTHQHLAVDLRMRAEPDGSLLLTTHAQRFYEGPVGFTFPLLLSGTAVLRESWDDALQAFRVDLTVRNRVFGFLFGYQGTFTCEYVPATDAPAELKPRRHERRT from the coding sequence GTGACGTCGATCTTCCGGGAGGCGATGGGGGAGGACTTCGACCGCCTGCACCCGATGCTCCAGCGGCGCTTCGGGATGGGTCTGGCGGCCGGCTACGGGTGCGTGGGGACCGGCGTGATGACCTCCATCCGGCGCGGGCCGTGGTGGACGCTGCCCTTCCTGCACCTCGGCCGGGTGCGCAACATCCTCATCCCCGACGTCGGCACCGACGTGCCCTTCACCATCCGCAACTTCCCCTACCGCGACCCGTACGGGCGCGAGACCATCACCTTCGCCCGGGAGTACGCGGTGCGGGCGCGGCCGAGCCGGTTCGACGCCACGATGGTGCTCGACGCCGGACGGGTCGTGGACTACCTCGGCACCCACCAGCACCTGGCCGTCGACCTGCGGATGCGCGCCGAACCGGACGGGTCGCTGCTCCTCACCACCCACGCCCAGCGGTTCTACGAGGGGCCCGTCGGCTTCACGTTCCCGCTGCTCCTCAGCGGCACCGCGGTCCTCCGGGAGAGCTGGGACGACGCCCTCCAGGCGTTCCGCGTCGACCTCACCGTCCGCAACCGGGTCTTCGGCTTCCTGTTCGGCTACCAGGGCACCTTCACCTGCGAGTACGTGCCGGCGACCGACGCCCCGGCGGAGCTCAAGCCGAGGCGGCACGAGCGCCGGACCTGA